The DNA region cgctcctcctccatcaTCTTGGATGTTTgtgctcctcttcctcatcttcttcctcttcttctcatTTCCTTTGTCTTGGTTTCAGAAGTAATTTTCGAGGCACTTCTTGTCTGCGTTCTGGGAGCAATTGAGCTTCATCATCTTATTGTAAACACtactagtttgtttttttaataaaacgtgATTGTTTTAGTCTGATATGTGTTGAATGTGATCCTCTGACCAGTTACTCTTGGTCTCCACTAAGACACATGTATGAAATGCGATGCATGAAATGGTTTCTCAGCGCTGTAGGTCACTTGAGTTTCTCTGCAGGTGATGAGAGTGATATAAATAAGAGCCGGTGGCGGACGTGGAGAGGTCACACGGACTCTGTGTCGTTGCTCTGCTTCCTCTGGCGAATGTGTCATGAGACGAGGATGGTTCGCCCGGCCAACGCTTCAGCGCCGCCTGCGTCCTCGTCGGCAAAGTCGTAAAAATAGACGGGGTCTGTGCGGCCCACGGGAGACACAGAAACGGGAAAAGAGACCGAATCGCTGTCCGCAAAAATAGATATCAGAGAGATTGTCAGGGGGAAGGTGAGATTAAACGGATAACTAcatcaacaaacacacaaacaagaagaACATCCTCAGACCTGACTCAATCATTCAGGCTTCTGATGACACAGCCCGTAATACTGATCATTTTTAGCTctcagctttttattttatgttgatgatgatgatgatgatgatgattattattattattaataataatagtaatagtgcTGTAAGTCACAtccaaatttttatatatatatatatatatatttactgctTAGTCCATTTtgaacgattaatcacatccaaaatataaagttttgcttaaaatagataggaatatatatacattttttaatatataaatatatatatatatatatatatatatatatatatatatatatatatatatatatatatatatatatatatatatatatatatatatataaattcataaatattcctatttatatatatatacacacatacattatatatatatatatatatatatatatatatatatatagtgtgtgtgtgtgtaaacacatgcatgtatatatttaagacaaatgtgaacattttggatgtgattaatcattcaaaataagcacgaaataatagaaaatatagtaaaaacagtaaaaaatgttaatgatgaaaattctgtcaaatactaatatatttgttattttttaataataaatactattgtTAATGATGATGTTTAAAcagataatttaattaatctataaaatgctttatttgttatttgtttacataggattatgatcattttaatttgtataaataaaatattaatatattgatgattttaaaattttatagtaagtacacacaaacacacacaaaaacacaaaattcgTTATCAtagatatttgaattatttcaaaatgaacctAAATATTCATCTTAAATATTAAGTcttaaaatggctaaaataagTACTGAACTAAATCATATTCCTGTTTCCCGTTGAGCTTTCACTGAAAGTGAATAAACACTCGTAATAACCGCTGGCGCTGGTGATGTGTTGGTAAGTGAGCGGTTAGTTAACTGTACTCCTCAAAGTCAAGCAGCCTCCGTCAGCGAGGAGAACTAAACAGGACCTGACAGTTTTGGGCTAGACAGCCCTGATTTTTGGGCATCTTTCCCTCTTTTGCTCTCTCGCGTCTCGCTCTGGATTGTGTACGGCACGCACACCCCGCCAGTTGTTgatttcccagcatgctctgaGACAGACCAGTGGCGGAGCACAGCTCGCCATAACCTACCAGAACGCATCCTCGCTAACCGGCGCCGTCTTTGCTTCTCGTGTGGTTTGTGTGAATGCTAGGCGAGCGTTCCTGATGTCGTCTGAGAGCAGACGTGGCTAAAGGCTCGTGCGGCTCAGCACAAACGGCAGGGTTGGTTTTTATAAACCCGAGCTGACAGGATGATGCCGGGTTAGTTATTGTCTGTTGCAGACACAGAGCATCTCATAATTTACACACATTCAGTGTTTCTGAAAGCTCACCGAAGCTGCGTTTAGTTTATTGAAAATACGGTAAAAACGGGTCAATATTAGTGCAATTTAAAACGATGCTTTCCTGCAGGGAATATActctaaaatgtgtttgtgcCTGTGATCTAAGCGGAATTTTCagtgtgatgcattttatttttctagatTTCTAGGGAggaaaaaaagccatttatttgaaatagtaaatattgagacattataaatgttttactgacacttgtgatcaatttaatgcagccttaattcaaataaatatttcatgtgtgtgtgtgtgtgtatatatatatatatatatatatatatatatatatatatatatatatatatatatatatatatatatatatatatatattttaaaagaaaaatacatatatatatatataaatatatatatatatataaattaaattaattttatataataatattagttatatataataataataattgaattaatgtctatctctctctatatatatatatatatatatatatatatatatatatatatataaagtatacacacacacacacacatataaacatatgcatatattactAACCACATTTcagtttgacttttttattatatcagttaataagAGCTGAAATGTCATAAACGGTCTGCTGAAGATTAGGGCTATAGTGCATCATACATACTATTTTAATGGTATTTTGACCTTTTTGGTGCTGCTTTgtagacaaaaatgaaaatcagcatgttttccctgaaataaatgaacctgagttttagaaaataatttattttgaagccGTCCGTGTAGTTTGTCTTTTGGCTTGGTTCTGTCCTCTGACCCGCGGGTCTGGACCCAGCTCTGCTCTGTTTGGGTTCGGTCCTGTCCGGTCCTCTCAGCGTCAGCCGCTCCGAGCCGCCGGCCCGTCTGAGGAGACGCCGGAGGGGGTTTGTGGGAGGCGTCCCAATCCAGGACCGCCACTTCGGATCAGGATCGAGTCGGGAGGGTCCCCGTGCAGACGGGACCGTGAGCTCCCAGCGTGCCGGTCGGACGCTCTGCTCTTTAACTGTGTGTTTGATACGAGGAAGGTGAGATGAAGGCGTTATCAGAGCGGGGGGATGATCTCGTGTCTGTCTTACAGGCTCCGTGAAGCCGCTGACGCCACAGAAAGAGACGCTCGGGACAGACTTACTCTCAGGTGAGTTCACCCTGCTTGATCTCCTACAGAGTTCAGTGTCCTCTTTAGTCCACAGTGTAGTCTAGGACTGGAGGAGACCGTCTGATCTGCTGCTGGCCGCTTGACCTGTTTATGGCGTGGTTTAGGGGAAGCTTGTTCTCGTGCAATTTACAGATCTAGAGAAAAACCCAGcggaagaaaaaaatcagtgtGAGTGGATAAAAATGGCTCTccatacagttttattttagagtaaaaaaatattttatttaacagacatagatttatttttttttttgctaaatgtaatctttcttttgactatatatatatatatatatatatatatatatatatatatatatatatatatatattattagttattatttattagtaaatctaaatatatagagagagatctttttgttttagtactgttgtgtttctttttaaatctttttagaCCTTTCTTTCATcgctttagttttatttaaatgtattttgtaataataataataatattattaatatgaaaaataaatacttttgttaAAATGCTATAATTGTTTACATAggatgataataacaataataataattaaaatttgtataaataaaatataaaaatattagcatttagtttttactggtaattcattatttttagttaccaaacatatttttgttttcttatttttaataagtacacacacacacacacacactaattaataatattatggGATATTTCAACCTATTCTCAGTGGCCGCCATGTTGTTCGTTATCAtagatatttgaattatttcaaaatatacctAAATATTCCTATAATACCAATATTTAGTTCAGTTTAGTTTTGTCGTGAACACATTAGCACACGCATGTAAACCTTTTTGTATCCGCTAAACCAAGATAAGCTCCGGGCGTCTTCACAAACACTGCTAATAAACCACTTCCTTATGGATGAACCGCTTTGAGAGTTGCTTCGGATGCAGACCTGTGCCGAATGAGTAAGAGTTGATGTAAATCGCGCGTGAAGTCCTTCCTCACCAGTGTTTATTGTCGGCCAGATGGAGGACGTTTTCCGCTTTACTGTACAAGATGCTCTAGATTAGGAGAGAACAGACTGCGGATGGAAACTGAGACAACTTCTAGCTGAAATGCTGGTTTGTAACTGGTTGCCGTGACGATAGGCTGGGTGTTTCTGGGGGATGTTTCAGGTTGTTTGTCTGTTCGTCTCCTTTCACTAGTAATAAGCGGCtgctctctccgtctctctctagACTCGGCGTCTGGTTTTCCTCCGCAGATGATGGACAGCAGCCCGATGACCGCCTTCACAGGTGACCACAACCAGTCCAGCGCAAATTATACTTTACTGACGGTGGGAAATAGTCATGCAAGTTATCTTTattgtcaataataataataataaactcaataattgtaatgcatttcattataaTACTACAGGATCTTCTACcgtgttttattaatattttagctaTAGTGATAgcgttaatttattgttattaatcttattataaaaatatatgtaagtttaaatgtttatattgaaataatgCGTATTTTTATAACagattaataattataataaatgctaaatagaaacaaatataacaatGGTATTTCAGCTAagtatttctaataaatattactaataatgataaaaaagtatatatatatataatttatattatatatatttatatttatataaattatatatatatatatatatatatatatatatatatatacatacatatatatatatatatatatatatatatatatatatacacacacacacatatatatatatatatatatatatatatatatatatatatatatatatatatatatatatatacacacacacacacacacacacacacacacacatatatatatatatatatatatatatatatatatatacacacacacacacatatatatgtagtatTACAGTGAGGTACAGttcacattataaaataataaaagaattacaTAGAATTACAGAACAGTTGTCTTCATCTTTAGTAATTTAagtgtgttgtgtttatatatagaaaGTGCTTTGAAAATCATTATTCTAATGTGATCGAGCTGATTTCCGGCTCGCTCATTAATTATCCTCTTTTATTTGTTCAGCATCATCTTGTTGAATCTTTCTCCGGCCATTAATTAGATTTACTCAAATTTTACGTCCAGCAAAACAACACCTCTAATTACCCCTGACCACATCTACTGCACATCTCACGTCTCCTCCTCCCGCGCTTCCTGTTTTGAATGCGATCCACATCTGTCTGCGGTAGTTACTTTGGTTCTAGATGTTGGGGAAACTTTAAGGCGTTGTGTGGCGACAAAACAAAACCTCCATCCGCGGCTGAGTGCTGAGGAATAAAGACTTGGTTTGATGTAACCTGCAGCTTTTATTCTGCGCTCTAATGGGCCGCATTAGTACTAATGGCGGTAATGAAAATGAGCGTGAATTCATTAGCAGGGTAAATAAACGGGCCTGTTTCTCTCTGGAAAGACGATGGCTGACGGTGGCGCTGGTGTGAAGGGGCTCTAGGGAGGTGATGAGTCACGCTCACATCAGAATTCAGCTCAGATACGAGGACTTCACCACCTGTTACAGACAGAAACATGCATGCGTCTGATGAGCGTCTGTGACCGATAGTTACAGCTGTTACAGCTTCTTTAACATCATACAGCCATGTCTGGATCATATTTCACTCCAAAACagagataaaaatatattttatttcccaattacagctttttgtttttagaccattaagatttatttaaatatacacacacacatttgtttatatatatatatatatacacatattattgtatataatatcattattattattgtatttttatttaaatgttacgtttatttattcattatttttggggtttttttgcgtTGTGACATTCAGCAGCCAAGTATTTATAATCtattcaataaatataatgtaattaatactgTGAATTTTGTTCGTTTACACTTCTTTTAacaaataatgttatatatgaaatatttgtatttgtttatttttttagtctggatcatatttcacaaactatatatatatatatatatatatatatatatatatatatatatatatatatcttttactTATCCATTacagctttttattttcagaccattaggatttatttatttataaatatatacatttgtgtatgtgtgtgtttatgtatttataatttattagcatttttttaaatcaataaataaattattatttttttttttgtcgttgtgACATTCGACAGCCaaatatttatacttaattatatttaataaatataatgtaattaatactgTGAattcttcatatttatttatttatttatttgtttgtttgtttacgcttaagttattttacttaattttaacaaataatgttatatattcaatatttatttatttatttatattttaattctagATATTACCTTGACCAAACTCAAATACATAGTAGAATGGAGTAAACATGAATCTGAAGCCTTGTATCTGTCTTTGATCTGTATATATAGACATGTATCTGTCTTTGACCCCGTAGGTTTGTCTGAAGCCGGCGTCATGTCGGCGGTGATCACAGGTGCCGCTCCTTTCCAGACAGAAAGAGCGTCTGGTTTGGCCGGAGCGCAGGAGCCGCCAGCTGCTCAGGCCACCGAAGCCCCCAAAACACCCGCCGGACCCCTGTCAGCCACGGCCCCCAAGAGCCCACGGGACGCATCTGCAGGTAGAGAACACAGATCTGCATGAAAACACCAGGATGTTGAGGTGTGTCGGAGACATGTTTAACGTGGATTTATCTTTCGATAAAGCAGCGACGTTTGTTGCATGTAATCGTCTTCTAATTCTGTCCATCTCTTTAGTGCGTTCCGCTCATGTACTCCCCGTGTGCTCTGTATCAGGGATTATGGGATTCCTACAGGAGCCCCCGTGGAGTAAATATCTAATCTAGCAGTAATTAAAGTTAAGGCTGTCCACTAGGGGGCGCAGTAACGAGTGCTAGACTGAGTTACATTATCAGTTGTCAAAGCTAGTCGGATCCGTCCATTCTGGTATCGCAGGGGCCTTCAGGGCTTCGCCGCTGTATGGGGTTAATACAGAGCAGCTGAGACCCAGAGCCGTGCCGCTGGTTTATATCAGGCTCAAGAACCGTGTTCCGCCAGGTTTGACGCTCAGGGCTGAGTGCGGATGTGAAAGCGGTGCGTTACAGACCTAACAGATGGAGGGTGAGACCTGTGGAGTCATGCATGAGTCAGTTCTCAAGAGCCTCATCATTAAATCACACGGATGAACATGAGGTTTTTGACATCATAAGCTTTCTTATAATAGCGCATGAGATTTTCTTCTGTGCCGTGTATACatttactctttattttgaagaatgtgggcAATCAAACGGTTGACGGCGGCCGTTGACTTccactgtgtttattttattccataCTTTGGAAGAGTATGGCTACAGTCTGGTtgtcttttttgtgttcaacagaacaaAGAACGCATGCATGCTTGAAACAGCTTGAAGGTTAGTAAATGTTGACAggtctttcttttttgggtgaactacccttTTAACGGtcccataatgcattgcacTCCCACAGGTTCACCCCTATTAGTCTGAAGAGCACAGATCCATCTGTGCGGTTTGTCTGAGCTTGTCATATCAGCACAGCTTGTCAAGAACATTTTGCTAATGTTCCCTTTAAGTTATTTCTGTATCTCTGCGTGTTTATGCATGCAcgcatttatgttttaaaaacttgtttcggtaatgcacatttttacagtttttatgtagtgctgtcaaatgattaatcaattGCAatccaaataaaagttttcgtTTGCATTATGTATGTGAGtgttgtgtgcatttattatgtgtatatatatatatatatatatatatatatatatatatatatatatatatacacatgtacaaatatataaatacaaatgttatgtttatttattgaatatatttggATATGATAGAAATATcaacagaaatatatacacttaaatattttcagaatatatgatgtatatgtgtacatatacataaaaaaagacacacatatatatatatatatatatatatatatatatatatatatatatatataaataatgtaaagaattattcgtttgacagcactagttttaaGATTTAGACAGCATTATGAAAATGGTACTTTTATTTGTtctatgaacatttttaaacaatttttttaaaaactacacaacagaaatgcattggataatgtaaaaatagaatTCTATGCTAGTTTCAAGAGCATTGTTAAATATCGAATAACTCTAAATGAGTGTTCTGTTAATGTTACTTGCACGTTTAAGAGAACCTCGCCACAACGTTTCTGGGAACTTTCCCAGTCTGAGGACAAAGACATGTGGGTCAGTCATGCTTGccatttattatacaaaaaaaatctccctGCATTACTGTGTTCATGTGCATATTCTGACCCCACAAATCATCTGCTCGTTACTTCTGATAGAGCGGAGTAGACCTTGTAAACAAATGAGTTCTGCTTGACCTCAGTTGCCCAGTCTGCTTCATGCAAATCTTCTGCAAATGACTTTCATTGTCTTTCACAACGAACTTCTTGTCCAAGGCTTAAGAAGTGACACTTTATAagaataatatgatttttgtttttgcatcttGAACGTTTTTTTGAGGACAAATCTCCCTGTGCAGTAAGCCAAAATGCATCCATATTCAATCTGAATATCTTAAATAGAagtagattattattatttttttttttttttgcagtacattaaagtttattttagtaCTGTTTACAATTTTTCATCAGTAGTTATGGTTGACATCATTACAGCACCTTAATTGAAAATTTTTCAAGCACATCTCTAAATTAACTGCTTCATTGTAGAAATCAAACATTTACGAGGTGTTTTATGTAATAGTTTTTGCAATATTGTGTATCGCACTGTAATTGAAATGTCGCCCAAAGAGCCTCCATTGTTGCAACTATCCATTCCTAAAGCAATCAAAAAACTATGCATGCTTTTGCTGTCCTCTATCTTGTGCTACATGCACATACTGGTTagtattttaaagtatgttCAAAAATTGATTGTAAGATTCATCAGATGGTTTAGCGAATGTGTGAGAGAGCTTAAAAGGGAGTTAGCGCTGCTCTAATTTCAATTCTTCTTTGCATACGAGGTGTCTTTGGTGACCGCTGGTCCGATGAGGCCGGCGTTCCAACTGACCTGCCCTTCACGCCCAGCGTTTCCACTGTTATCAGTCGACACGCCGGTCCTCTCGTAGAGAGCAGCCCACATGAAACAGCTGACCCTCAGTGGTCGCCGAGAGATAGCGGGCCGGGAGAGGCGGAGGAAAGAGAAGGTGAAGGATCCGACCGCAAgaaggaaaagaagaagaaaaagcgGAGACCCAGGGACGAGGTGTACGACTTCCCCACGGAAATGCAGAGCGAAAGTGCTTTATCCGACAGCCCCCTTCAGCCGTCTCCCCGCAAGGAACGAGACAGAGACGGAGGCTGGGAAGACGGAGGCCGCTTTGGTGGAAGAGTCAAGAAGCCGAAAAGCCGTAAGAAGATTCCTGAGGAATGGGCGGTCCATGCAGAGCCCTTCGTCCCTGCGTCGGCTTGCATGCCTCAAATGGATTTCTCCAAATCGTCAGTTGAAGCAGACAGTGGACTGGTGTCTCTTTCTGAGGACTTCACCGATGAGAGTCTCATTCCTATGTCTCTTACCCAAGATCTTCTATCCCTCACAGCCACTTCCCCAACGTCTTCAAGTAGTCTTGAACATGCAAAGTCTCCCGGCCGAGCCCCTGATTTATCCCCCTTTTCCAAGTCATCCGGATTCCAAGATATCCTCATGGAAAAAGAAGATCTTCTTGCTTCCGACACTCAGCCTTTCGTCTCTCCTGGTGCGACCTTCGAGGAAGCAATCTTTGGACAAGATCACACCTTTGCCGCCCAAGAATCACCATTAAACAGCGGACCCCAGGCGTCCACCCCTGGAAGCACTTGTTTTGTGCCCCCAATGGAAGCACTGATCTCGGCGCCGCCGTTTTCTCCATCTGGACCTGCGTGGTCTCTTAATAACCACAGTCAACCCTTTGATCTCGAAGGTGTTGGCTTCGAGACCCCGGCTGCTGCACCTCTGCCTTCGCCAAAGAGCAAATCCCCAAAGGAGTCCAAACCCAAACAAGGCAAGAAGCCCGGCTCTTCCTCATCGAAGAGTCCGAGCTCCCCTGAAGCGAAGTTGGCGTCTCCCCAGAACTCGGGTCTGAATCCCGCCGCTCCGCCGTTCTTCCCCAGTTTTGCAGAACCCCGGGAGCTCAAAGCAGGAGCGCTCTTCACTTTGGAAGGTTTGTCGTTTGGGAAGTGGATCCACGTAATGCATGGCTGAGTGGATTCCAATCCTGGGCTTGAGTGATTTAAACCGCGCACCGCAATAACTAACACATCACCCGTCCGCTGGAAGCAAGGGTCAGGGTTCGCTCGAAGCGAGCTGGCTTGGTTTTTTGCTTGGGTGTTTCTTCCACAATAAATGGCCGACTGTGTAAACAAGCAAGACTCCCCCTTCCTCCCCATTAACCTTGTGATTCAGGGTGTACTCTACTAATCCAAATGCTTTGGTTTGCAGTTTGTCGAGGAGGCGTTGTTGTTCCCTCACAATTTTGCATCTCTGCTGTtgtgatttgtttcttataCTAGCACTGGTGGCACCTAACAGTGatactcttctctctctgtttcccaCCACCCCTTCACATTTCTCTTCTAGCGACTTTTAGAGTCAATATGACCCAACCTTGTCACTTTTTGAGTCCATAAAAAGTACAATTCAGTTGTaagtgatatattttttttctttctttttttttcttttctatgttCCATGACATCATCTGTTGCAACACACCAATTAGGTAAGTCAGCATTTCTTTAGTTATTTCTTTCTCTGTATGTTGTCTATTGTAAGTGCATTGTGTAACGTCTATCGTTCATAACGTCCTATACTTACCATTTATTGCTGTAGCAGTCTCATGGCTTTATATTCTGCGTGTGATGTCATTACCAGACACCCAATAGTGACTTGAGGCTTCAGAGCAAATAAAGGTCATTATTTGATTGTGAAAGTTGGCGGTTTGAGGC from Puntigrus tetrazona isolate hp1 chromosome 24, ASM1883169v1, whole genome shotgun sequence includes:
- the LOC122330003 gene encoding microtubule-associated protein 4 isoform X6, whose translation is MADLSLTDALTDGVPQPDVENMVERDFVATLEAETFDDQVGETVDKASYVPLLDNDGKDPGTVVENGQQEVQGAQNPGSVKPLTPQKETLGTDLLSDSASGFPPQMMDSSPMTAFTGLSEAGVMSAVITGAAPFQTERASGLAGAQEPPAAQATEAPKTPAGPLSATAPKSPRDASAEQRTHACLKQLEGVFGDRWSDEAGVPTDLPFTPSVSTVISRHAGPLVESSPHETADPQWSPRDSGPGEAEEREGEGSDRKKEKKKKKRRPRDEVYDFPTEMQSESALSDSPLQPSPRKERDRDGGWEDGGRFGGRVKKPKSRKKIPEEWAVHAEPFVPASACMPQMDFSKSSVEADSGLVSLSEDFTDESLIPMSLTQDLLSLTATSPTSSSSLEHAKSPGRAPDLSPFSKSSGFQDILMEKEDLLASDTQPFVSPGATFEEAIFGQDHTFAAQESPLNSGPQASTPGSTCFVPPMEALISAPPFSPSGPAWSLNNHSQPFDLEGVGFETPAAAPLPSPKSKSPKESKPKQGKKPGSSSSKSPSSPEAKLASPQNSGLNPAAPPFFPSFAEPRELKAGALFTLEENSEKNKPEVNKMDAVQKFDDFNVFSKTDKDQKMETMEEKDKTVHTDKQTTKGENTEALEKIKDVDVAKSEKTYKDEVVHKVEMPVKVEKIEPLEKSTKDEPEGADKVEKTVDRNVMIEKIDSSPKVEKEKMEPVEKVEPKTEEAKVVESKKEEKVEEKKSDQKDREEQVKEVEKEEAEQKTEQGKTEKDKVEQKTEKTEPAVKKPAKAEKDEKAKKPAAKASAAKPAVTNGAPGKDLTSPDKKTKTVAEKRPPVPKAAVAPTRPAAPAPRSTAAPRPSASASAARGPVTKTESKPGDEKKPSTRKLQMLPAPSRLL
- the LOC122330003 gene encoding proteoglycan 4 isoform X1, which encodes MADLSLTDALTDGVPQPDVENMVERDFVATLEAETFDDQVGETVDKASYVPLLDNDGKDPGTVVENGQQEVQGAQNPGSVKPLTPQKETLGTDLLSDSASGFPPQMMDSSPMTAFTGLSEAGVMSAVITGAAPFQTERASGLAGAQEPPAAQATEAPKTPAGPLSATAPKSPRDASAEQRTHACLKQLEGVFGDRWSDEAGVPTDLPFTPSVSTVISRHAGPLVESSPHETADPQWSPRDSGPGEAEEREGEGSDRKKEKKKKKRRPRDEVYDFPTEMQSESALSDSPLQPSPRKERDRDGGWEDGGRFGGRVKKPKSRKKIPEEWAVHAEPFVPASACMPQMDFSKSSVEADSGLVSLSEDFTDESLIPMSLTQDLLSLTATSPTSSSSLEHAKSPGRAPDLSPFSKSSGFQDILMEKEDLLASDTQPFVSPGATFEEAIFGQDHTFAAQESPLNSGPQASTPGSTCFVPPMEALISAPPFSPSGPAWSLNNHSQPFDLEGVGFETPAAAPLPSPKSKSPKESKPKQGKKPGSSSSKSPSSPEAKLASPQNSGLNPAAPPFFPSFAEPRELKAGALFTLEENSEKNKPEVNKMDAVQKFDDFNVFSKTDKDQKMETMEEKDKTVHTDKQTTKGENTEALEKIKDVDVAKSEKTYKDEVVHKVEMPVKVEKIEPLEKSTKDEPEGADKVEKTVDRNVMIEKIDSSPKVEKEKMEPVEKVEPKTEEAKVVESKKEEKVEEKKSDQKDREEQVKEVEKEEAEQKTEQGKTEKDKVEQKTEKTEPAVKKPAKAEKDEKAKKPAAKASAAKPAVTNGAPGKDLTSPDKKTKPVSGATKPSSAKPRPSSASSAAAPPKRSAPTSAASAPAPLSKKAPVPKAPAPAAGTKRPATAPTRPSTASSSVTREVKPKTVAEKRPPVPKAAVAPTRPAAPAPRSTAAPRPSASASAARGPVTKTESKPGDEKKPSTRKLQMLPAPSRLL
- the LOC122330003 gene encoding microtubule-associated protein 4 isoform X2, encoding MADLSLTDALTDGVPQPDVENMVERDFVATLEAETFDDQVGETVDKASYVPLLDNDGKDPGTVVENGQQEVQGAQNPGSVKPLTPQKETLGTDLLSDSASGFPPQMMDSSPMTAFTGLSEAGVMSAVITGAAPFQTERASGLAGAQEPPAAQATEAPKTPAGPLSATAPKSPRDASAGVFGDRWSDEAGVPTDLPFTPSVSTVISRHAGPLVESSPHETADPQWSPRDSGPGEAEEREGEGSDRKKEKKKKKRRPRDEVYDFPTEMQSESALSDSPLQPSPRKERDRDGGWEDGGRFGGRVKKPKSRKKIPEEWAVHAEPFVPASACMPQMDFSKSSVEADSGLVSLSEDFTDESLIPMSLTQDLLSLTATSPTSSSSLEHAKSPGRAPDLSPFSKSSGFQDILMEKEDLLASDTQPFVSPGATFEEAIFGQDHTFAAQESPLNSGPQASTPGSTCFVPPMEALISAPPFSPSGPAWSLNNHSQPFDLEGVGFETPAAAPLPSPKSKSPKESKPKQGKKPGSSSSKSPSSPEAKLASPQNSGLNPAAPPFFPSFAEPRELKAGALFTLEENSEKNKPEVNKMDAVQKFDDFNVFSKTDKDQKMETMEEKDKTVHTDKQTTKGENTEALEKIKDVDVAKSEKTYKDEVVHKVEMPVKVEKIEPLEKSTKDEPEGADKVEKTVDRNVMIEKIDSSPKVEKEKMEPVEKVEPKTEEAKVVESKKEEKVEEKKSDQKDREEQVKEVEKEEAEQKTEQGKTEKDKVEQKTEKTEPAVKKPAKAEKDEKAKKPAAKASAAKPAVTNGAPGKDLTSPDKKTKPVSGATKPSSAKPRPSSASSAAAPPKRSAPTSAASAPAPLSKKAPVPKAPAPAAGTKRPATAPTRPSTASSSVTREVKPKTVAEKRPPVPKAAVAPTRPAAPAPRSTAAPRPSASASAARGPVTKTESKPGDEKKPSTRKLQMLPAPSRLL
- the LOC122330003 gene encoding microtubule-associated protein 4 isoform X3: MADLSLTDALTDGVPQPDVENMVERDFVATLEAETFDDQVGETVDKASYVPLLDNDGKGSVKPLTPQKETLGTDLLSDSASGFPPQMMDSSPMTAFTGLSEAGVMSAVITGAAPFQTERASGLAGAQEPPAAQATEAPKTPAGPLSATAPKSPRDASAEQRTHACLKQLEGVFGDRWSDEAGVPTDLPFTPSVSTVISRHAGPLVESSPHETADPQWSPRDSGPGEAEEREGEGSDRKKEKKKKKRRPRDEVYDFPTEMQSESALSDSPLQPSPRKERDRDGGWEDGGRFGGRVKKPKSRKKIPEEWAVHAEPFVPASACMPQMDFSKSSVEADSGLVSLSEDFTDESLIPMSLTQDLLSLTATSPTSSSSLEHAKSPGRAPDLSPFSKSSGFQDILMEKEDLLASDTQPFVSPGATFEEAIFGQDHTFAAQESPLNSGPQASTPGSTCFVPPMEALISAPPFSPSGPAWSLNNHSQPFDLEGVGFETPAAAPLPSPKSKSPKESKPKQGKKPGSSSSKSPSSPEAKLASPQNSGLNPAAPPFFPSFAEPRELKAGALFTLEENSEKNKPEVNKMDAVQKFDDFNVFSKTDKDQKMETMEEKDKTVHTDKQTTKGENTEALEKIKDVDVAKSEKTYKDEVVHKVEMPVKVEKIEPLEKSTKDEPEGADKVEKTVDRNVMIEKIDSSPKVEKEKMEPVEKVEPKTEEAKVVESKKEEKVEEKKSDQKDREEQVKEVEKEEAEQKTEQGKTEKDKVEQKTEKTEPAVKKPAKAEKDEKAKKPAAKASAAKPAVTNGAPGKDLTSPDKKTKPVSGATKPSSAKPRPSSASSAAAPPKRSAPTSAASAPAPLSKKAPVPKAPAPAAGTKRPATAPTRPSTASSSVTREVKPKTVAEKRPPVPKAAVAPTRPAAPAPRSTAAPRPSASASAARGPVTKTESKPGDEKKPSTRKLQMLPAPSRLL